In Rosa chinensis cultivar Old Blush chromosome 1, RchiOBHm-V2, whole genome shotgun sequence, a genomic segment contains:
- the LOC112199766 gene encoding putative disease resistance RPP13-like protein 1: MGEIFLAAFLKVLLERLTSRDFLNYAQQKGVAKKLEKWSETVSEIEQLVSDAEENQLMINEAMHQWLIELTHLAYDVDDILDKLSTQMLTGMDETGACSTLQRSPSSIVLNTPVAGRDGEIRKIVGSLSRDYESSRTTNFHSVGIVGMPGVGKTTVAAHVFIADAMEQFYPKVWVSVSHNFNLERVTRAICRKVTSQPCDQNDFSEVQDDLNRAIAGKRFLIVLDDVWSTCDYESWTTMQSHFRVGAPGSKILVTTREEKVAKLIGATEVYNLKVLSGEECLNVFMQHINNHRPPNFDAVFAKKIVEKCNGLPLAAKTLGGILRCEEVDRWNEVLDDKLWSISNNESNILPVLKLSYHYLPSTLKRCFAYCSIFPNNYEFGKTQLILLWMAEGILQQPEGNNQMEDIGGNYFEELLSRSLFQKLSKSNSLYVMHDLVGDLARWASGDTYFRLEDKVDGKCSPKTRHSSYISGYF; the protein is encoded by the exons ATGGGAGAAATCTTTCTTGCAGCATTCCTTAAGGTGTTGTTGGAGAGATTGACCTCTCGTGACTTCCTCAACTATGCACAGCAGAAAGGAGTTGCCAAAAAGCTTGAGAAATGGAGCGAGACGGTGTCTGAAATTGAGCAGCTTGTCAGTGATGCAGAGGAGAATCAACTGATGATCAATGAGGCAATGCACCAGTGGTTGATTGAGCTCACGCATTTGGCCTATGATGTGGATGACATACTCGACAAGTTGTCCACTCAGATGCTGACAGGAATGGATGAAACTGGAGCTTGCTCAA CATTGCAAAGGTCACCGAGTTCTATTGTGTTGAATACACCTGTGGCTGGAAGAGATGGGGAAATAAGAAAGATTGTTGGATCATTGTCAAGAGACTATGAGTCTTCTCGTACCACCAATTTTCATTCAGTTGGCATTGTTGGTATGCCAGGAGTCGGCAAGACAACAGTTGCAGCACATGTCTTCATAGCTGATGCTATGGAACAGTTTTACCCAAAGGTGTGGGTATCTGTGTCTCATAACTTCAATCTTGAAAGAGTGACGAGAGCTATTTGTAGGAAAGTCACATCCCAGCCATGTGATCAGAATGATTTCAGTGAAgtgcaagatgatttgaatagGGCAATAGCAGGTAAAAGATTTTTGATTGTTTTAGATGATGTCTGGAGCACATGTGACTACGAGTCATGGACAACAATGCAGTCCCACTTCCGTGTTGGAGCACCAGGAAGTAAAATACTCGTCACAACACGTGAAGAAAAAGTTGCAAAATTGATTGGAGCCACTGAAGTGTACAATTTGAAGGTTCTATCAGGTGAAGAGTGTCTGAATGTATTTATGCAACATATTAACAATCACAGACCACCAAATTTTGATGCAGTATTTGCCAAGAAAATTGTTGAAAAATGCAATGGACTGCCATTGGCGgcaaaaactcttggtggtATTTTACGTTGTGAAGAAGTTGACAGATGGAATGAAGTATTGGATGACAAGTTGTGGAGTATATCAAATAACGAGAGTAACATACTCCCAGTTTTGAAGCTGAGTTATCATTATCTTCCTTCAACTTTAAAGAGGTGCTTTGCCTATTGCTCAATATTTCCCAATAACTATGAATTTGGGAAGACGCAATTAATCCTTCTATGGATGGCAGAGGGTATTCTTCAGCAGCCAGAAGGAAATAACCAGATGGAAGATATTGGTGGCAACTATTTTGAGGAGCTGTTATCTAGGTCATTATTTCAAAAGTTGAGCAAAAGTAATTCACTTTATGTAATGCATGACCTTGTTGGTGATTTGGCACGGTGGGCCTCTGGTGATACATATTTCAGATTGGAGGATAAGGTGGATGGCAAATGCTCTCCAAAGACTCGTCATTCTTCTTACATTTCCG GTTACTTTTGA